One region of Rhodocaloribacter litoris genomic DNA includes:
- a CDS encoding carboxypeptidase-like regulatory domain-containing protein produces MYSKRRHAFAVLSRAPAPSRHVMPFRALLPALSLCLAVAYRVPAQPAPAVFTGTVVDAETGVPLPGAHVFIAGSMIGTTTDNEGRYRLERVPPGAHRLYVSMVGFEPAFADTLVTARQTLTFDARLVPAVIELGEIRVEARADKKWQKRLKQFIRQFIGETPNAAETEILNPEVLDFDGNWWGKLEARAAAPLLIENRALGYRIRYFLKEFVSTGVTIKYDGEPLFEEMPPRDAAEAERWRENRRRAFFGSFRHFMLAALGDSTRTAGFVTYRLPSLDSPERHRLRFPVTMSDVLKDGPTEETRTLKFFGYIEVHYLGEEEEEAFLRWERSYYRRTPGPQRSWIRLTDGPTAVDPTGTIVDPYGVTVYGYFAFERVADELPKEYRPD; encoded by the coding sequence ATGTACTCGAAAAGACGCCATGCGTTCGCCGTCCTCTCTCGCGCCCCCGCGCCGTCCCGGCACGTCATGCCGTTCCGTGCCCTCCTGCCGGCCCTGTCCCTGTGCCTGGCGGTCGCGTACCGCGTGCCGGCCCAGCCGGCGCCGGCCGTGTTCACCGGCACCGTCGTTGACGCCGAGACGGGTGTGCCGCTACCGGGCGCCCACGTCTTCATCGCCGGCTCCATGATCGGCACCACCACCGACAACGAAGGCCGCTACCGGCTCGAGCGCGTTCCCCCCGGTGCCCACCGGCTCTACGTCTCCATGGTCGGTTTCGAGCCCGCCTTCGCAGACACGCTGGTGACGGCCAGGCAAACCCTCACGTTCGATGCCCGCCTCGTGCCTGCCGTCATCGAGCTGGGTGAGATCCGGGTGGAAGCCCGGGCCGACAAAAAATGGCAGAAACGGCTGAAACAGTTCATCCGGCAGTTCATCGGCGAGACGCCCAACGCCGCCGAGACGGAGATCCTCAACCCCGAGGTGCTCGACTTCGACGGCAACTGGTGGGGCAAGCTCGAAGCCCGGGCCGCTGCCCCCCTTCTGATCGAGAACCGGGCCCTGGGCTACCGCATCCGCTATTTCCTGAAGGAGTTCGTCTCCACCGGCGTCACGATCAAGTACGACGGCGAGCCGCTTTTCGAGGAGATGCCCCCCCGCGACGCCGCCGAAGCCGAGCGATGGCGCGAAAACCGTCGCCGGGCCTTTTTCGGCTCGTTCCGCCACTTCATGCTGGCCGCCCTGGGCGACAGCACCCGCACGGCCGGCTTTGTCACCTACCGCCTCCCTTCCCTCGACAGCCCGGAACGCCACCGCCTGCGCTTTCCCGTCACCATGTCGGACGTGCTCAAGGACGGCCCCACGGAGGAAACCCGCACCCTGAAGTTCTTCGGCTACATCGAAGTGCATTATCTCGGGGAAGAAGAGGAGGAAGCCTTCCTCCGGTGGGAGCGCAGCTATTACCGGCGCACACCCGGGCCGCAGCGCTCGTGGATCCGCCTCACCGACGGCCCCACCGCCGTCGATCCCACGGGCACCATCGTCGATCCCTACGGCGTGACCGTCTACGGCTACTTCGCCTTCGAGCGCGTGGCCGACGAACTGCCCAAAGAGTACCGGCCCGACTGA
- a CDS encoding class I SAM-dependent methyltransferase, with translation METPVAERLPLETTGLRPTYRFDLRTGPPDVFVDASETDWRHLTWKDVGRPYLVENYSKRRRAWEQEQGREMPVPVQWKFFNKHFHQLFMTDLDEAPAEARQRLQRHLAGLNLHGAAEVLKELARMKIWNKVHRVEDAVWDPRGKRALFEGLDVKRPRILFLGAAEGYEAMQLLALYPGGHAVLVDYDDFCRTDRYGHFPEAYPFLGRNPATGQWDVYHKEDFHIDYVVEDIRNLKYGREFDIVLSVGLIEHFPDEHKPLVFDFHRRFLKPGGYAIMTTPRRQLRSRLFYLAMGELMNFGYRELMDVRQMGLYAYENGFEILRAGHIKAHNGIIARAR, from the coding sequence ATGGAAACGCCCGTCGCCGAACGCCTCCCGCTGGAAACGACCGGCCTCAGACCCACCTATCGTTTCGACCTCCGCACCGGCCCGCCGGACGTCTTCGTCGACGCCTCCGAGACGGACTGGCGCCACCTCACCTGGAAGGACGTCGGACGGCCCTACCTCGTCGAGAACTACTCGAAGCGCCGGCGCGCGTGGGAGCAGGAGCAGGGCCGCGAGATGCCGGTGCCCGTGCAATGGAAGTTCTTCAACAAGCACTTCCACCAGCTCTTCATGACCGACCTCGACGAGGCGCCCGCCGAAGCGCGCCAGCGGCTGCAACGCCATCTGGCCGGCCTGAACCTGCACGGGGCCGCCGAGGTGCTCAAGGAACTCGCCCGGATGAAGATCTGGAACAAGGTCCACCGGGTGGAGGACGCCGTCTGGGATCCGCGCGGCAAGCGGGCCCTCTTCGAAGGCCTCGACGTCAAACGACCCCGCATCCTGTTCCTCGGTGCCGCCGAGGGCTACGAGGCCATGCAGCTCCTGGCCCTCTACCCCGGCGGCCATGCCGTCCTCGTCGACTACGACGACTTCTGCCGCACGGACCGCTACGGCCACTTCCCCGAAGCCTATCCGTTCCTCGGTCGAAACCCGGCCACCGGCCAGTGGGACGTCTACCACAAGGAGGACTTCCACATCGACTACGTGGTCGAAGACATCCGTAACCTGAAGTACGGCAGGGAGTTCGACATCGTCCTCTCGGTCGGCCTGATCGAGCACTTCCCGGACGAGCACAAGCCGCTGGTGTTCGACTTCCACCGGCGTTTCCTCAAGCCGGGCGGCTATGCCATCATGACCACCCCCCGCCGCCAGCTCCGCTCCCGCCTGTTCTACCTGGCCATGGGCGAGCTCATGAATTTCGGCTACCGGGAGTTGATGGACGTGCGCCAGATGGGCCTCTATGCCTATGAGAACGGCTTCGAGATCCTCCGGGCCGGGCACATCAAGGCCCACAACGGCATCATCGCCCGGGCACGATGA
- a CDS encoding 4'-phosphopantetheinyl transferase family protein encodes MSETAWQIPPADVGLDPGEVHVWRVSLAGVPPPALARVLSPDERARADRFVYDVHRHRFVTARGVLRHLLGRYLGCDPAVLRFNYGPRGKPALAAPDGTPLRFNVSHSHELALVAVACGREVGVDVERCDPRRAAEDIAARFFAPEEVAAFRALPPGERVAGFFNAWTRKEAYMKATGQGLALGLDRFCVSLAPGAPPALLSTAWNPPDAARWSLHALDPGPGYAAALAVEGHGLTLRCFAWKT; translated from the coding sequence ATGTCCGAGACCGCCTGGCAGATCCCACCCGCGGACGTGGGCCTCGACCCGGGCGAGGTGCACGTCTGGCGTGTGTCGCTGGCCGGGGTGCCGCCTCCGGCGCTGGCCCGGGTGCTGTCGCCGGACGAGCGGGCGCGGGCGGACCGGTTCGTCTATGACGTGCATCGCCACCGGTTCGTCACGGCGCGCGGGGTGCTGCGGCACCTGCTGGGCCGCTACCTGGGGTGTGACCCGGCCGTGCTACGCTTCAACTACGGTCCCCGGGGCAAGCCTGCGCTGGCCGCGCCGGATGGGACGCCGCTGCGCTTCAACGTCTCGCATTCGCACGAGCTGGCCCTCGTTGCCGTGGCGTGCGGGCGCGAGGTGGGTGTGGACGTCGAGCGGTGCGACCCCCGCCGCGCCGCCGAGGACATCGCCGCACGGTTTTTCGCGCCGGAGGAGGTGGCTGCCTTCCGCGCCCTGCCGCCCGGGGAGCGGGTGGCGGGCTTCTTCAACGCCTGGACGCGCAAGGAGGCGTACATGAAGGCCACCGGGCAGGGCCTGGCGCTGGGGCTCGACCGCTTCTGCGTGTCGCTGGCGCCGGGAGCCCCGCCGGCGCTCCTCTCGACGGCCTGGAACCCGCCCGACGCGGCCCGCTGGTCCCTGCACGCCCTCGACCCCGGCCCCGGCTACGCCGCCGCCCTGGCCGTCGAAGGCCACGGCCTCACGCTCCGCTGCTTCGCGTGGAAGACGTAG